In Haloarcula sp. H-GB4, a single genomic region encodes these proteins:
- a CDS encoding extracellular solute-binding protein → MSDNGTSDKRNSTGVSRRRFVRAAGAAGVVGGLAGCADFVGGGGGDGGGGGGDGSDGGSTGDGSSGETTTVQWGFDPVAVQNNGDAIKQALHDNGLPDSIEIEFVPRDQDTGAARSNYNRLLSAGETNPDMFLMDNGWTNIFIQRGQLQNLSETLPEDLLSDVSDNYFSAFTDTARNPANGNLFGVPVFPDFPTMQYRKDLVEEAGYSPESNNWATEPMTWEEWSNIAADTYDNADVDYGFTTQWDIYEGTSCCTFNEVMSSWGGAYFGGRDNLFGPIGERPITVNNEEVINSLNMMRKFVHDEDFGGQFEGYGGGFTPTEILGWKEEDARAPFVNGNAVFHRNWPYSLALGGRSPEETEDPTLGENLGAMPIPYAVPEGEAAQPGTGGSTSALGGWHMTVNPNSENTDAVTQVIRAAMQPDFQLTLLSVQGWLPPRPELFNSSEAQNVPVVGRYMDTLQVAGNNTMPRPVTAVWSDQSSKIAQQANRAVGQEASSADAMATLESALAETEQN, encoded by the coding sequence ATGTCGGACAATGGCACAAGCGACAAGCGGAACTCAACAGGCGTCTCCCGGCGACGGTTCGTCCGTGCCGCCGGAGCAGCAGGTGTTGTCGGTGGACTAGCGGGCTGTGCTGACTTCGTCGGTGGCGGCGGCGGCGACGGTGGCGGTGGCGGTGGTGACGGCAGCGACGGTGGTTCGACTGGCGACGGTAGCAGCGGCGAGACGACGACGGTCCAGTGGGGCTTCGACCCGGTGGCTGTCCAGAACAACGGCGACGCGATCAAGCAGGCACTGCACGACAACGGCCTGCCGGACTCCATCGAAATCGAATTTGTCCCGCGCGATCAGGACACCGGTGCGGCCCGGTCGAACTACAACCGACTGCTCTCGGCCGGGGAGACGAACCCGGACATGTTCCTGATGGACAACGGCTGGACGAATATCTTCATCCAGCGGGGACAGCTCCAGAACCTCTCCGAAACGCTCCCTGAGGACCTCCTCTCGGACGTGTCGGACAACTACTTCTCGGCGTTCACGGACACGGCTCGGAATCCGGCAAACGGTAACCTATTCGGCGTGCCGGTGTTCCCGGACTTCCCGACGATGCAGTACCGCAAGGACCTCGTCGAGGAAGCCGGCTACAGCCCCGAGAGCAACAACTGGGCGACCGAGCCGATGACGTGGGAGGAGTGGTCGAACATCGCGGCGGACACCTACGACAACGCTGACGTCGATTACGGCTTTACGACCCAGTGGGACATCTACGAGGGAACCTCCTGCTGTACGTTCAACGAGGTCATGTCCTCGTGGGGCGGCGCGTACTTCGGCGGCCGCGACAACCTCTTTGGCCCGATTGGCGAACGGCCGATCACGGTCAACAACGAAGAGGTCATCAACTCCCTCAACATGATGCGGAAGTTCGTCCACGACGAGGACTTCGGCGGCCAGTTCGAGGGCTACGGCGGCGGCTTCACCCCGACCGAAATCCTCGGCTGGAAGGAAGAAGACGCTCGCGCACCGTTCGTCAATGGCAACGCCGTCTTCCACCGGAACTGGCCCTACTCGCTGGCGCTTGGCGGCCGCAGCCCGGAGGAAACCGAGGACCCGACGCTCGGTGAAAACCTCGGAGCGATGCCGATTCCGTACGCGGTGCCTGAGGGTGAGGCGGCACAGCCTGGAACGGGTGGCTCCACGTCCGCGCTCGGTGGCTGGCACATGACGGTCAACCCCAACAGCGAGAACACAGATGCCGTGACGCAAGTCATCCGTGCAGCGATGCAGCCAGACTTCCAGCTCACGCTGCTGTCCGTCCAGGGATGGCTGCCGCCACGGCCTGAACTGTTCAACTCCAGCGAGGCCCAGAACGTGCCCGTCGTTGGCCGGTACATGGACACGCTGCAGGTTGCTGGTAACAACACGATGCCGCGCCCGGTGACGGCCGTCTGGAGCGACCAGTCCAGCAAGATCGCACAGCAGGCGAACCGCGCAGTCGGGCAGGAAGCCTCCTCGGCCGACGCGATGGCGACGCTTGAGTCCGCGCTGGCAGAGACCGAGCAGAACTGA
- a CDS encoding TrmB family transcriptional regulator, with amino-acid sequence MDDSELTDVLEDAGLSPYQAEAYVALLGLGTASATDIADSCDVPDPRIYDVLRDLETKGYIETFQQDSLTARARNPDVVLEDLRSRSSKYLDAAETIEERWNQPEISDHEVSIVKRFETVVSRARELIEAAENQIQVGVDPEQFYAVREELIAAHDRGVNIKLSICTGAGEEVPPLADIEGTCTEARNREIPAPFFVLVDRTWTCFAPHHDSVNEYGVLVKDRTHTYVFHWFFLTCLWEIWDTLYTERTPETPTTYVDLRHAVRDIEPLLNEDAIIEAVIVGYDTETKESVELTGRVTDIDYTGSSIGRKDPVPLAQLAGRISATLVTDDGTYEVGGWGAVIEEVEATEITITNVEYE; translated from the coding sequence ATGGACGACAGCGAACTAACCGATGTCCTCGAAGATGCCGGTCTCTCCCCGTATCAGGCGGAGGCCTATGTGGCGTTGCTGGGGCTGGGGACCGCATCGGCGACTGACATCGCTGACTCCTGTGACGTTCCGGACCCGCGGATATACGACGTGCTCCGGGACCTGGAAACGAAGGGATATATTGAGACGTTCCAGCAGGACAGCCTGACCGCCCGCGCCCGCAACCCAGATGTAGTTCTTGAAGACCTGCGGTCCCGGTCGAGCAAGTACCTCGACGCAGCGGAGACGATCGAAGAACGCTGGAACCAGCCAGAGATATCCGACCACGAGGTCAGTATCGTCAAGCGATTCGAGACGGTCGTCAGCCGGGCTCGAGAGCTCATCGAAGCGGCTGAAAACCAGATTCAGGTTGGCGTGGACCCGGAGCAGTTCTACGCGGTTCGAGAGGAACTCATTGCCGCCCACGACCGCGGCGTGAATATCAAACTCAGCATCTGCACGGGTGCTGGTGAGGAAGTGCCCCCGCTTGCCGACATCGAAGGGACCTGTACGGAGGCCCGGAATCGCGAGATTCCGGCCCCATTTTTCGTGTTGGTCGACCGTACCTGGACGTGCTTTGCACCACACCACGACTCGGTCAACGAGTACGGTGTCCTCGTCAAGGACCGGACCCACACTTACGTCTTCCACTGGTTCTTCTTGACCTGTCTGTGGGAAATCTGGGACACACTGTACACTGAGCGGACGCCGGAAACCCCGACGACATACGTCGACCTCCGCCACGCCGTCCGGGATATCGAACCGCTGTTGAACGAGGACGCGATTATCGAGGCCGTCATTGTGGGGTACGACACGGAAACCAAAGAGTCGGTTGAGTTGACAGGGCGCGTCACCGACATCGACTACACCGGGAGTAGCATCGGACGGAAGGACCCGGTTCCACTGGCACAACTGGCCGGCCGAATCAGTGCGACGCTGGTCACCGACGATGGGACGTACGAAGTCGGCGGCTGGGGCGCTGTCATCGAGGAAGTCGAGGCCACCGAGATTACGATTACGAACGTCGAGTACGAGTAA
- a CDS encoding aldo/keto reductase, with amino-acid sequence MSDSPVTYTTLGSTGLDVSELCLGTMNFGSAEPWMLNDEAESRRILERALDLGINFFDTANAYSNGESERILGEAVDSARRDELVLASKVYFDMHDGPNGSGLSKKHIIDQCHATLDRLGVDYLDLYQIHRWDEDTPIEETLDALTYLVDEGLVRYIGASTMANWKFQKALYTADIEGYERFVSMQPEYSAVDRHEEANLLPVCEMEGIGVIPWSPLAGGFLAGKYDRDDDLSEGRASTDEYTANRFSDENWAVLDEVQAIADAKDATPAQVSLAWLCHQDVVDAPIIGPRTMDHLEENVGALDVDLSDEECARIEAPKQPQWPVEGKD; translated from the coding sequence ATGAGCGATTCACCGGTGACATACACCACGCTCGGGTCGACAGGTCTCGACGTGTCTGAACTCTGTCTCGGAACGATGAACTTCGGGAGCGCGGAGCCCTGGATGCTAAATGACGAGGCTGAGAGCCGCCGGATACTCGAACGCGCGCTCGATCTGGGTATCAACTTCTTCGATACGGCCAACGCGTACTCGAACGGCGAGAGCGAGCGTATCCTTGGCGAGGCCGTCGACTCCGCTCGTCGCGACGAACTGGTCCTCGCATCGAAGGTGTACTTCGATATGCACGACGGGCCGAACGGGAGTGGGCTCTCGAAGAAACACATCATCGACCAGTGTCACGCCACGCTGGACCGCCTCGGCGTCGACTATCTCGATCTCTACCAGATCCACCGGTGGGACGAGGATACGCCCATTGAGGAGACACTGGATGCGCTGACGTATCTCGTCGACGAGGGACTGGTCCGGTATATCGGCGCAAGCACGATGGCGAACTGGAAGTTCCAGAAGGCGCTGTACACCGCAGATATCGAGGGGTACGAGCGGTTCGTCTCGATGCAACCGGAGTACAGCGCTGTCGACCGTCACGAGGAGGCGAATCTCCTGCCCGTCTGCGAGATGGAAGGGATTGGTGTCATCCCGTGGTCACCGCTGGCCGGTGGCTTCCTCGCCGGGAAGTACGACCGCGACGACGACCTATCCGAAGGGCGGGCGAGTACAGACGAATACACGGCAAACCGGTTCAGCGACGAGAACTGGGCGGTCCTTGACGAGGTGCAGGCGATTGCTGACGCGAAGGACGCAACGCCGGCACAGGTCAGCCTAGCGTGGCTCTGCCATCAGGATGTCGTCGACGCGCCGATAATCGGCCCGCGGACGATGGACCACTTGGAGGAGAACGTCGGCGCTCTCGATGTCGACCTGTCCGACGAGGAATGTGCCCGAATCGAGGCCCCGAAACAGCCACAGTGGCCGGTCGAGGGGAAGGACTGA